One window from the genome of Aneurinibacillus sp. REN35 encodes:
- a CDS encoding YczE/YyaS/YitT family protein, translated as MRGIRYLFFFLGLLFFGLGNAMAVKVQYLGLHPWEVLNVALYERYGLSIGTWSVFCGLMLVLLSLIIDRRYINIGTFLNALLIGPIMDFFLWLHILPQATNTWTDYVIILTAIIITGIGGGLYVAAGIGAGPRDGFMLSIADKTGLSVSRARIVVESLVLLIGFGLGGPVFIVTFIYTFIQSPVFQYALMLFRRLLAPLGQKEAGQSAAL; from the coding sequence ATGAGGGGAATACGGTATCTTTTTTTCTTTTTGGGATTGTTATTTTTCGGATTGGGCAATGCAATGGCGGTCAAGGTGCAGTACCTTGGTCTGCATCCGTGGGAAGTGTTAAATGTCGCGCTATATGAGCGATACGGTCTAAGTATCGGTACGTGGTCTGTTTTTTGCGGATTGATGCTTGTGCTTCTGTCGCTGATTATAGACCGTAGATATATAAATATCGGTACGTTTTTAAACGCGCTTTTGATTGGGCCGATTATGGACTTTTTTCTCTGGCTGCATATTCTTCCCCAAGCGACGAATACATGGACGGATTATGTAATTATTTTAACGGCGATTATTATTACAGGGATCGGAGGGGGCCTGTATGTAGCGGCAGGCATCGGCGCGGGTCCACGAGATGGCTTCATGCTGTCGATTGCGGATAAGACAGGGCTGTCGGTGAGCCGGGCTCGCATTGTCGTGGAAAGCCTTGTATTGCTTATCGGTTTCGGCTTGGGTGGTCCGGTGTTTATCGTTACATTTATTTATACGTTTATTCAAAGTCCTGTGTTCCAATATGCACTGATGCTATTTCGCAGACTTCTGGCACCTTTGGGGCAAAAAGAAGCCGGGCAAAGTGCAGCGTTATAA
- a CDS encoding M20 family metallopeptidase — protein MEPTTMMEQIISSINQEVIGWRRYLHQHPELSFHEQNTAQFVYETLESFGHLILSRPTRTSVMARLIGMKPGPVIALRADMDALPIQEENTFDFTSQNPGVMHACGHDGHTAMLLGTAKALTQLKEHLHGEVRFLFQHAEETWPGGAQEMVDAGVLEGVDAVFGTHLWSPLDVGKIGIVYGPMMASMDKFTLTIQGQGGHAALPHQTIDSIAVGSQVVTNLQHIVSRNTDPLDQVVVSVTQFTAGTTFNVIPDTVLIRGTVRTLDQKVRTSLPVLMERVIKGITDAHGATYNFDYVFGYHPVINNHQTTAFIEDIVLDAFGETTIDRMKPNMGGEDFSAFQQHVPGTFFYVGAGNKQKGIIHPHHHPKFTIDEDALTTGVNLFVRIALSFAEKAQTMGLAETKPQSSLS, from the coding sequence ATGGAGCCAACCACCATGATGGAGCAGATCATAAGCTCGATCAATCAGGAAGTCATCGGATGGAGACGCTATCTTCATCAGCACCCAGAGTTATCCTTTCACGAACAGAATACAGCACAATTTGTCTATGAGACACTTGAATCATTCGGTCATTTGATTCTCTCGCGCCCGACCCGAACGAGTGTAATGGCCCGCCTTATCGGCATGAAGCCTGGGCCGGTCATTGCGCTGCGGGCCGATATGGATGCCCTGCCAATCCAAGAAGAGAATACTTTCGATTTCACGTCTCAAAATCCTGGTGTCATGCATGCCTGCGGTCATGACGGCCATACGGCTATGCTGCTTGGTACGGCCAAAGCCCTTACCCAGTTGAAAGAACATCTTCACGGAGAAGTCCGATTTTTGTTTCAGCATGCTGAAGAGACATGGCCAGGCGGTGCTCAGGAGATGGTGGATGCCGGTGTTTTAGAGGGCGTAGATGCCGTCTTCGGCACTCACCTATGGTCTCCGCTTGATGTCGGTAAAATCGGGATTGTTTACGGACCGATGATGGCTTCGATGGATAAGTTTACACTAACGATTCAGGGACAAGGCGGGCATGCCGCCCTGCCGCATCAGACGATTGACAGCATCGCTGTCGGCTCCCAAGTCGTGACAAACCTTCAGCACATCGTATCACGAAACACCGACCCGCTTGATCAAGTCGTTGTCTCGGTAACCCAATTTACGGCGGGTACCACGTTCAATGTGATTCCTGATACGGTGCTGATTCGCGGGACTGTGCGTACGCTTGATCAAAAGGTCCGCACCTCCCTGCCTGTATTGATGGAGCGAGTCATTAAAGGGATTACAGATGCACACGGTGCTACCTATAACTTTGATTATGTATTTGGCTATCACCCAGTTATCAACAATCATCAGACTACTGCTTTTATTGAGGATATCGTTCTGGATGCATTCGGCGAAACTACGATTGATCGAATGAAACCGAATATGGGCGGTGAAGATTTCTCCGCTTTTCAGCAGCACGTACCGGGTACATTCTTTTATGTAGGAGCCGGAAACAAACAGAAAGGCATCATTCATCCTCATCACCACCCAAAGTTCACCATTGACGAAGACGCGCTGACAACCGGTGTTAACCTATTTGTGCGCATCGCTTTGTCTTTTGCCGAAAAAGCACAGACCATGGGGCTTGCGGAGACGAAACCACAATCCTCATTATCCTAA
- a CDS encoding glutaminase: MDERKAFQTKNICAGHLERWVREHRKYTREGACAAYIPLLKEANPTALGVCIMGYDGEVITGGEAHDTFTMQSVAKVISFITACMTRGLPYVLDHVDVEPTGDPYNSIMRLELKKPARPFNPMINAGAIVVASLLPGDTREEKFAGLLDMMERLLDRRPTVNEAVFASEKETAHYNFALAHFLKAEGYLACGVDSAIDVYLRQCAIEVTTEDLAKIGLVLACDGYNPLHKKQLLPADLARLTKAVMLTCGMYNASGKFAAFVGAPSKSGVSGGIMTAVPARQHKVTPFHNGCGIGVYGPAIDEAGNSAAGVKLLQHIAEEWELSVF, from the coding sequence ATGGACGAACGAAAAGCGTTTCAGACAAAAAATATATGTGCAGGACATTTGGAACGATGGGTGAGGGAGCATCGCAAATATACGAGGGAGGGGGCGTGTGCAGCGTATATTCCGCTTCTTAAAGAGGCGAATCCGACAGCGCTCGGTGTCTGTATTATGGGGTATGACGGAGAGGTAATTACGGGCGGCGAAGCGCATGATACCTTTACCATGCAGAGTGTTGCTAAGGTTATTAGCTTCATTACGGCGTGTATGACAAGAGGACTGCCCTATGTGCTTGATCATGTCGATGTAGAGCCTACGGGAGATCCATACAATTCCATTATGCGCCTTGAATTAAAAAAGCCCGCCCGGCCATTCAATCCGATGATTAATGCGGGTGCGATTGTGGTGGCGTCCCTTTTGCCTGGTGACACCCGTGAGGAGAAGTTTGCGGGGCTACTTGACATGATGGAGCGCCTGCTTGACCGGCGACCGACAGTGAATGAAGCTGTGTTCGCTTCAGAAAAAGAAACCGCACACTATAATTTTGCGCTCGCCCATTTCTTGAAAGCGGAAGGCTATCTTGCCTGCGGGGTTGACAGTGCGATTGATGTCTATCTGCGCCAGTGCGCTATCGAGGTTACGACAGAGGATCTGGCGAAGATCGGTCTTGTGCTTGCCTGTGATGGATATAATCCGCTGCATAAAAAGCAGCTTTTGCCTGCTGATCTGGCACGGCTGACCAAAGCTGTCATGCTGACGTGCGGCATGTACAATGCGTCAGGGAAGTTTGCGGCATTCGTGGGAGCGCCGTCAAAAAGCGGTGTGTCAGGCGGTATCATGACTGCGGTGCCTGCAAGGCAGCATAAGGTAACACCGTTTCACAACGGCTGCGGCATCGGGGTGTACGGACCCGCCATTGATGAAGCCGGCAACAGCGCGGCAGGTGTAAAGCTATTGCAGCACATAGCAGAGGAATGGGAGCTGAGCGTTTTCTAG
- a CDS encoding Nramp family divalent metal transporter yields the protein MEMKQLEEGVQPAQGGEAYQPQLGKRSWLSSLGPAIITAALVVGPGSVTLTSKMGAMYSYQTLWVVVLSVIFMAAFTEMSARIGMASSQSLLMAIRTKWGAWASIVIGVSCFLVTSTFQGANVIGAGMAVAALTGTSAKVWGAIFTLLSISLLFFANFYKVLEKVMLVLVGIMLLSFLFTVLLVQPSLSGMVGGLVPIVPDGSIMMVIGLVATTFTVVGALYQSYLVQEKGWRASDAKQGSRETYTGIVLLGLISLLIMVSAAAVLAPQGIKVNSAADMGKALEPLFGSWATAVFMIGLWGAAFSSLTGNAIIGGVMLSDALGYGSRLNTKVVRLFIMGVMALGGIIGVTFGKVPVQLILLVQPITILVVPLIGLALFMLANDKKLMGELKNTTGKNAIVLCGLLFLVVLAGKTLIELL from the coding sequence ATGGAAATGAAGCAGCTTGAAGAAGGAGTACAGCCTGCACAAGGCGGAGAAGCATATCAACCGCAGCTTGGCAAGAGAAGCTGGCTTTCCTCTCTGGGTCCCGCGATTATCACAGCGGCACTGGTCGTTGGGCCGGGAAGCGTGACATTAACATCGAAGATGGGTGCGATGTATAGCTACCAGACATTATGGGTTGTGGTTCTCTCTGTTATTTTTATGGCGGCGTTTACGGAGATGAGTGCGCGTATTGGTATGGCCTCTTCACAGTCGTTATTGATGGCAATTCGGACGAAATGGGGTGCCTGGGCGAGCATCGTGATTGGTGTCAGTTGTTTTCTGGTGACATCCACATTTCAGGGTGCCAATGTGATCGGAGCAGGGATGGCGGTAGCGGCTCTAACCGGTACATCAGCTAAGGTATGGGGCGCAATTTTTACGCTGTTGAGCATCTCGCTGCTTTTCTTTGCTAACTTCTATAAAGTGTTAGAGAAAGTGATGCTGGTGTTGGTCGGTATTATGCTTTTATCTTTTCTTTTTACCGTGCTTTTAGTGCAACCGAGTCTATCCGGTATGGTAGGCGGGCTTGTTCCTATTGTTCCGGACGGATCGATTATGATGGTTATTGGTTTGGTAGCTACGACCTTCACAGTAGTTGGAGCGTTGTATCAGTCGTATTTGGTACAGGAAAAAGGATGGCGAGCATCAGATGCGAAGCAGGGTTCTCGTGAAACTTATACAGGAATCGTTCTATTGGGGTTAATTTCCCTGCTTATTATGGTCAGTGCGGCGGCTGTTCTAGCTCCGCAGGGGATTAAAGTGAATTCAGCAGCGGATATGGGAAAGGCGCTTGAACCGCTTTTTGGCAGTTGGGCGACAGCGGTATTCATGATCGGATTATGGGGAGCCGCCTTCTCTTCCTTAACAGGGAATGCAATTATTGGAGGCGTTATGCTTTCAGATGCCCTTGGCTACGGCAGTCGGTTGAATACGAAAGTTGTGAGGCTTTTCATTATGGGGGTTATGGCGCTTGGCGGTATTATTGGCGTAACCTTCGGCAAGGTTCCGGTGCAGTTGATCCTGCTTGTGCAGCCCATTACCATTCTGGTTGTTCCGCTGATCGGGCTTGCGTTATTTATGCTGGCTAACGATAAGAAACTGATGGGTGAGTTGAAGAATACGACAGGAAAAAATGCGATTGTATTGTGCGGCCTGCTTTTCCTCGTTGTGCTTGCAGGTAAGACGCTTATCGAACTGCTATAG
- a CDS encoding dihydrodipicolinate synthase family protein gives MKNHTLSEERYNLLHEGTVIPAHPLALTQARTLDEHRQRALTRYYMASGAGGIAVGVHTTQFEIRDPEIALYETVLRLAAEEVERARLNRPFLKVAGICGATDQAVREAELAASLGYDLGLVSVGGLSDFSEEELLRHIERVAQVIPVFGFYLQPSVGGRILSFAFWKAFADIPGVMAIKMAPFNRYQTLDVVRAVCSSVRCEDIALYTGNDDNIIVDLLTQFSFTIDGREVKKRIVGGLLGHWAVWTEKAVALLQEIKLVRESGAVPAELLTRAVEVTDANAAFFDPGHDFAGCIAGIHEVLRRQGLLAGRWCLNPDEDLSEGQMEEIDRVYRMYPHLHDDAFVKRYRAKWLADSLPSV, from the coding sequence ATGAAGAATCACACATTATCTGAAGAACGATACAACCTGCTGCATGAAGGAACGGTCATTCCCGCTCATCCCCTTGCGCTTACACAGGCGCGTACGCTTGATGAGCACAGACAGCGGGCGTTAACCCGTTATTACATGGCGTCGGGAGCAGGGGGGATTGCGGTAGGTGTGCATACGACCCAATTTGAAATACGTGATCCGGAAATTGCGCTGTATGAAACGGTTCTGCGGTTGGCGGCGGAAGAGGTGGAGCGGGCTCGTCTCAATCGTCCATTTCTAAAAGTAGCAGGCATTTGCGGAGCGACGGATCAGGCGGTGCGTGAAGCCGAGCTGGCTGCGAGCCTGGGCTATGATCTTGGTCTGGTAAGCGTAGGCGGATTATCCGATTTCTCGGAAGAAGAGCTTTTGCGTCATATCGAACGGGTCGCGCAGGTAATTCCGGTTTTCGGCTTCTATCTTCAACCGTCTGTTGGCGGGCGCATCTTAAGCTTTGCATTTTGGAAGGCATTTGCCGATATTCCCGGTGTAATGGCGATTAAGATGGCGCCGTTCAACCGCTACCAGACGCTTGATGTGGTACGGGCGGTCTGCTCGTCTGTACGCTGTGAAGACATTGCCCTGTATACGGGAAATGATGACAATATTATCGTAGATCTGCTTACACAGTTCTCCTTTACGATAGATGGCCGGGAAGTAAAAAAACGGATCGTCGGTGGCTTGCTTGGGCATTGGGCGGTATGGACCGAGAAAGCGGTAGCGCTTTTACAAGAGATTAAGCTTGTGCGAGAGAGCGGCGCCGTTCCGGCCGAACTTTTGACGCGAGCCGTTGAGGTTACAGATGCGAATGCGGCCTTTTTTGATCCAGGTCATGACTTTGCTGGATGCATTGCGGGCATCCATGAGGTGCTGCGGCGGCAGGGTCTGCTAGCAGGGCGGTGGTGTCTTAATCCGGATGAGGATCTATCGGAAGGGCAGATGGAGGAAATCGATCGGGTCTATCGAATGTATCCTCATCTTCATGATGATGCTTTCGTCAAAAGATACCGCGCAAAGTGGCTGGCGGATTCGCTTCCTTCCGTATAA
- a CDS encoding transglycosylase domain-containing protein, with protein sequence MHSYSSPAARTNTRRPKKTRKKHKTSAFKKFGRACIAVLLVSIIGWITISSIGEHWVRKEKLAAFEHPSATYVEVEKMPDYVWQAFTAIEDHRFPYHPGVDPLSIGRALWVNLSTDSKAQGAGTITMQLARNLFLTHDKTMERKLKEAAIAVYLEQRYTKQELLGMYLNTIYFGHGTYGLEKASQYYFSKTVRKDGEDATISLGEAALLASLPKAPESYSPVKHMKKAKQRQQLVLNRMEELGFITKKEKEYALKQPIVISKKPPFI encoded by the coding sequence ATGCATTCATATTCATCCCCCGCCGCGCGTACCAATACGAGGCGGCCAAAAAAAACAAGAAAAAAACACAAGACATCCGCTTTTAAAAAATTCGGACGAGCCTGTATAGCCGTCCTTCTCGTATCCATCATTGGTTGGATAACAATAAGTTCCATCGGAGAACACTGGGTCCGCAAGGAAAAATTAGCAGCGTTTGAACATCCCAGCGCTACGTATGTTGAGGTCGAAAAGATGCCTGATTATGTATGGCAGGCATTTACAGCAATTGAAGATCACCGCTTTCCCTATCATCCAGGCGTCGATCCGCTCTCCATTGGGCGTGCTCTCTGGGTAAATCTCTCCACAGACAGCAAGGCACAGGGTGCAGGAACGATCACAATGCAGCTTGCACGCAACTTGTTTCTTACCCACGATAAAACAATGGAGCGCAAGCTAAAGGAAGCGGCCATCGCGGTCTATTTAGAACAACGATATACAAAGCAAGAGCTGCTTGGCATGTATCTGAATACGATTTATTTCGGTCATGGAACGTACGGTCTTGAAAAAGCATCCCAATACTATTTCAGCAAAACGGTACGCAAGGACGGAGAAGATGCAACCATCAGCTTAGGCGAAGCCGCGCTGCTGGCCTCCCTGCCTAAAGCGCCTGAATCTTACTCTCCTGTCAAGCACATGAAAAAGGCTAAGCAGCGGCAGCAGTTGGTTCTGAATAGAATGGAAGAACTCGGCTTTATTACCAAGAAAGAAAAAGAATACGCGCTGAAACAGCCTATTGTTATAAGCAAAAAGCCACCGTTCATCTAA
- a CDS encoding MBL fold metallo-hydrolase, protein MDDFPYIPVTSITSGEGKEVGRDVYFLSIQIVNVCFVGNRDNPGEWVLVDAGMPKSADTIMKVAEKRFGAGSRPKAIVLTHGHFDHVGALRELVEHWQVPVYAHELEMPYVTGKSDYPPADPSADHGLMVKMSPLLPRHGIDISPHVKPLPLDGSIPAMPEWRWIHTPGHTHGHISLFRGADRTLIVGDAFTTVKQESLYKVLTQEQELNGPPAYFTTNWQDAWDSVKRLAALKPSLAVPGHGIPMSGERLIRGLEELAANFARTEIPKDGKYVDKPE, encoded by the coding sequence ATGGATGATTTTCCTTATATTCCAGTCACTTCAATAACGAGTGGTGAAGGGAAGGAAGTGGGTAGAGACGTATACTTTCTTTCGATACAGATTGTGAATGTATGCTTTGTAGGTAATAGAGACAATCCGGGCGAATGGGTGTTAGTGGATGCCGGTATGCCAAAATCGGCAGATACAATTATGAAAGTAGCAGAGAAACGATTTGGGGCAGGAAGCAGGCCAAAGGCGATTGTTCTTACGCACGGACACTTTGACCATGTAGGTGCGCTGCGTGAGCTGGTAGAGCATTGGCAGGTACCGGTGTATGCACATGAGTTGGAAATGCCATATGTAACAGGGAAATCAGATTATCCGCCGGCAGATCCATCCGCAGATCATGGTCTCATGGTTAAAATGTCCCCGCTGCTTCCACGTCACGGAATAGATATAAGTCCGCATGTAAAGCCGCTTCCGCTGGATGGAAGCATACCTGCGATGCCGGAATGGCGCTGGATTCATACGCCCGGTCATACGCATGGACACATCTCTCTTTTTCGAGGGGCGGACCGCACGCTGATTGTCGGTGATGCGTTTACCACTGTAAAGCAGGAATCCCTCTATAAGGTGCTTACGCAGGAGCAGGAATTGAACGGACCGCCTGCATATTTCACTACGAATTGGCAGGATGCTTGGGATTCTGTAAAGCGTCTTGCCGCCTTGAAACCATCGTTAGCCGTGCCGGGTCATGGCATTCCGATGTCAGGCGAGCGCCTTATACGAGGATTGGAGGAGTTGGCAGCGAATTTTGCTCGTACTGAGATTCCAAAGGACGGCAAATATGTGGATAAGCCAGAGTAA
- a CDS encoding methyl-accepting chemotaxis protein, whose product MKMTVGRKLFTAFFVVVLLLVTVASIGLYQITSIDEKYSNLISQQAESALLATQMVGLGHKQAKAVRGFLISGDQAALDEYKETKQQYEKLAQQMSELMAGEKKEQVYALTALQKQYIVVADQMLELKKKNYTTEDIRLVRAKGNKIITSFIAKAQIIEEQEHKKLDAESAVISDKVHFIKYVVVFTSAFAVAVGIFTALFSGRMISRPVTAVSEAARRIAAGDLTIENIEVKNRDELGEMADSFNEMKAHLRHIIHQVNTRADQVAAASEEVSAGAEQSTQATNQVTVSIQDIAANIEIQVQGVEENRRGVEEIAVAIQRIAESAGQMSESAGDVLKESLQGNEVIQRTVQEMDNITASVTQTAAVIGELGERSKEIGQILEVIHDIADQTNLLSLNAAIEAARAGEHGRGFAVVADEVRKLAEQSGRSSEQIAVLIERIQEGTTHAVEVMKNGTKQVESGTLVVHEAGEAFERILEAVQQVSDQAQEVSAATEQISASTEQITASVAQLSQASKEASVGVHGIAASSEEQLASMQEITASSVSLSELAQELKSTAGEFKV is encoded by the coding sequence ATGAAAATGACGGTAGGAAGGAAGCTTTTCACTGCTTTTTTTGTAGTTGTGCTTCTTCTGGTTACAGTTGCAAGCATTGGGCTATATCAAATTACATCCATTGACGAAAAGTATAGCAATCTGATTAGTCAGCAGGCAGAAAGTGCGTTGTTGGCAACACAAATGGTAGGATTGGGGCATAAGCAAGCAAAAGCGGTCCGCGGATTTTTAATTTCAGGTGATCAGGCAGCGCTGGATGAATATAAAGAGACAAAACAGCAGTATGAGAAGCTGGCTCAGCAGATGAGCGAGCTGATGGCAGGGGAGAAAAAAGAACAGGTATACGCTCTAACAGCGTTGCAAAAGCAATATATTGTTGTGGCCGATCAAATGCTTGAGCTGAAAAAGAAAAATTATACAACTGAAGATATACGGTTGGTTCGAGCCAAGGGCAATAAAATCATTACATCTTTTATAGCCAAGGCCCAAATAATCGAAGAGCAGGAGCACAAGAAATTGGATGCGGAGAGCGCTGTGATTTCTGACAAAGTGCACTTCATTAAGTACGTTGTTGTATTTACCAGTGCATTTGCTGTAGCGGTGGGGATATTCACGGCTCTTTTTAGTGGACGCATGATTTCGCGTCCTGTGACCGCTGTCTCTGAAGCGGCGAGACGCATTGCGGCAGGTGATCTTACCATAGAGAATATCGAAGTGAAAAATAGGGACGAGCTGGGTGAGATGGCGGACTCCTTTAATGAAATGAAAGCACACCTGCGGCATATTATTCACCAGGTAAATACGAGGGCGGATCAGGTGGCTGCGGCTTCTGAAGAAGTATCTGCCGGTGCGGAACAATCAACACAAGCGACCAATCAAGTAACGGTCTCTATTCAGGATATCGCTGCCAATATTGAGATTCAAGTTCAGGGAGTGGAAGAGAATAGACGAGGTGTAGAGGAGATTGCGGTAGCTATTCAGCGCATTGCAGAGTCGGCAGGTCAAATGTCTGAGTCAGCGGGGGATGTGCTTAAGGAGTCATTGCAGGGGAATGAAGTGATCCAGCGAACAGTACAGGAGATGGACAATATTACTGCATCTGTTACACAGACAGCAGCTGTGATTGGAGAATTAGGTGAGCGGTCTAAAGAAATCGGACAGATTCTCGAAGTGATTCATGACATTGCCGATCAGACAAATCTCTTATCGCTCAATGCGGCCATTGAAGCGGCGCGGGCGGGAGAGCATGGCCGTGGGTTCGCTGTGGTCGCTGATGAAGTAAGAAAGTTAGCGGAGCAATCCGGTCGTTCGTCTGAGCAGATTGCCGTGTTAATTGAACGGATTCAGGAAGGTACGACCCATGCGGTAGAAGTAATGAAGAACGGCACGAAGCAGGTAGAGTCAGGTACGCTTGTTGTACACGAAGCCGGAGAAGCTTTCGAACGCATTCTAGAGGCGGTGCAGCAGGTAAGCGATCAGGCGCAGGAGGTCTCTGCTGCAACAGAGCAAATCTCTGCAAGCACGGAACAAATTACGGCATCTGTGGCACAGCTGTCGCAAGCATCTAAAGAAGCATCAGTGGGTGTGCATGGAATCGCTGCTTCGTCAGAAGAGCAGCTTGCTTCTATGCAGGAGATTACCGCTTCATCCGTGTCGTTAAGCGAACTGGCGCAGGAACTTAAGAGTACTGCTGGAGAATTCAAAGTATAA
- a CDS encoding NAD-dependent epimerase/dehydratase family protein has translation MKTIQEVERKLTEPSDLLVRDIQKIEGDILILGVGGKMGPSLAVLAKRAIEAAGIHKRVIGVSRFSSGGLREELERAGIETIAADLLEESGLALVPETKNIIYMAGTKFGTKGNEHFTWAMNAYLPGRVAERFQRSRIVSFSTGNIYPLTPLAMQGASEEHPVGPVGEYAQSCLGRERIFEHFSRKFGIPLVQFRLNYAIDMRYGVLLEVARAVYEQKPIDLRMGHANVIWQGDANEYALRSLLICDMPPRVLNVTGPETVSVRWLAEQFGTRFGVAPQFINQEETTALLSNASESHRLFGYPKVSLRQMIDWTAEWVQLGGETIQKPTHFQEREGAF, from the coding sequence TTGAAAACCATACAAGAAGTCGAACGAAAATTAACAGAACCTTCCGATTTGTTAGTAAGAGATATCCAAAAAATTGAGGGGGATATTCTGATTCTAGGTGTCGGTGGGAAGATGGGACCGAGTCTGGCCGTCTTGGCCAAACGTGCGATCGAAGCGGCAGGAATACACAAGCGGGTCATCGGCGTATCGCGTTTCTCTTCCGGTGGTCTGCGTGAAGAGCTAGAGCGTGCAGGCATAGAAACCATCGCGGCTGATCTGTTAGAAGAAAGCGGTCTTGCGCTTGTACCGGAGACGAAAAATATTATATACATGGCAGGAACCAAGTTCGGAACGAAAGGAAATGAGCACTTCACCTGGGCGATGAATGCGTATTTGCCAGGTCGAGTTGCAGAGAGGTTCCAACGGTCGCGTATCGTATCCTTTTCAACTGGAAACATATATCCGCTGACCCCGCTGGCTATGCAGGGAGCATCAGAAGAGCATCCGGTAGGACCGGTTGGAGAATATGCGCAATCCTGCCTAGGACGTGAACGGATTTTTGAACATTTTTCACGCAAATTCGGCATTCCGCTTGTACAGTTCCGTTTAAATTATGCGATCGATATGCGTTATGGCGTCCTGCTTGAGGTTGCGCGTGCAGTGTATGAGCAGAAGCCGATTGATTTACGGATGGGGCATGCCAACGTGATCTGGCAGGGAGATGCGAATGAATATGCGCTTAGATCCTTACTTATCTGTGACATGCCGCCTCGTGTGCTGAACGTCACCGGACCTGAAACCGTATCCGTTCGCTGGCTGGCAGAGCAATTCGGTACGCGCTTTGGCGTCGCCCCGCAATTTATTAATCAAGAGGAGACTACAGCGCTTCTAAGTAATGCATCGGAGAGCCACCGTTTGTTCGGATATCCTAAAGTAAGCCTGCGTCAGATGATCGATTGGACGGCAGAGTGGGTACAACTCGGAGGCGAGACGATTCAGAAGCCGACACACTTCCAGGAAAGGGAGGGAGCTTTTTAA
- a CDS encoding DUF4306 domain-containing protein, whose protein sequence is MRGAIYGIQMILAGFGLMITYSIARWQASEFWERSAWQQQALWERGSMEGASQLDELLYVSKHHPSTITVLLLCLFYMVFLMMLYIRRRQKT, encoded by the coding sequence ATGCGAGGCGCGATATATGGAATTCAAATGATACTCGCAGGATTCGGATTGATGATAACATATAGCATTGCCCGTTGGCAGGCAAGCGAATTCTGGGAGCGAAGCGCTTGGCAGCAGCAAGCGTTATGGGAGAGAGGAAGTATGGAGGGAGCTTCGCAGTTGGATGAGCTGCTTTATGTGTCCAAGCATCACCCCTCCACCATTACTGTACTGCTGTTGTGTTTGTTTTATATGGTATTTTTGATGATGTTATATATAAGGAGAAGACAAAAAACATGA